The Thermodesulfovibrio thiophilus DSM 17215 genome includes the window TGCCCTTAAAATAAAGGTTCCAGCAAGTACCAGACTAGCAGCAAAATTCATTCTGAAAATTTGAGCCTTTGTAAACTCGCCATGGAACCCTCCCTCAAACTCTTTTAATTCTCCGAGTTTAATTCGCAGGGCAAGAGGTAAAAGCAAAAATATTGAAATCAAAGCAATAGTGAATATAAAATGTTCGCTTGTCAGAGAAAAGAAAGGCTGAATTGCTCTTTTGTAAGGAGCTGTTGATGTATAAAGGCCATAAAAGAAAAGCAGAATTACAATAAGCTCAGCAACAATAAGCCAGATATCAATTTTTGTAAAGAGAAATTTTATTTCAGACTTATTAGCTATAATAACTACCATAGCAGCACCTGATGACAGTGCAGAAGTTAGAAACAGAATAGGAAGTGTAGCGTTATTCCATAATGGTATAGCTGCAAATGAGCTTAAAAGTACACCTGTATATATACCAAGAAATACTCCAAGCACGAAATTTAATTTTGCTATTGATCTCATCCTTATAGCAGCCATTTCTGCTAATTTTATAAGGGAGTTAAATTTTAGAAGATGTCTTTTGTCTTTCGGTATTACTGCCAGGATGTATAAAGCATTAGTTATCAAGACTACTGGAACACCCCATGAACCCCAAGACATAAGAGAAAGAGGCTGAAATGTCAGATAAAGCCAAATAGAATGAATTGGTTTACCCAGGTCTAAAAATATGAATATAGCACCAATGATAAGTGAGATAAAAGCAACAAATGGTGCACGTACACATTGAGCAAGTTCTTCGACATCTGTTTTGGGAATCCTTAAATTGGCAATTGAACACATTACAAGCATTCCAGCAGACAGTCCACCTAAAAAGAGATAGATAATTATCCGCCAATCCCATACCTCTAAATAGGGATAGGTTATTGCATTTGTTCCTGTTATACTCAGTTCTATCATGATAGTTCTCCTACAAACTTCTTCTTAATGTAAAAAACTCTCGGATTTGTACCTGCAAACTCGAGTCTAACGCTGGAATCATGTTTTTTTAGAATTTGAAAAACTTCACTCTTGGGATCATCAAGATCTCCGAAAATTCTTGACTTTCCAAGACATGTCTCAACACACGCTGGATCCCTGCCTTCTTTAATTCTGTGATCACAGAATGTGCATTTATCAGCAAATCCATCTGGATGGGAGTATCTAGCATCGTAAGGACATGCCAGTATGCATGCTTTACAGCCTACACACTTTTTTCTGTCAATTTGAACTGTGCCATCCTTTGCTCTATGAGATGCTCTTGTAGGGCAGGCATCTATGCATGGAGCATTTTCGCAGTGATTGCATAGTTCTGATCTGAGTTCCATTCTCAAATTTGGAAACTCGCCTCTAACCTCTTCCACAACTCTTGTTCTGAAATACTTTTCGGGAATATTGTTTTCCTTTTTACATGCAATAACACATGCCATACAACCAATACACCTTTCAACATCTATTACCATTACATATTTCGGCATATCAGAACTCCTTGGCAATTTTTACGAAATTAACCCTCATTCCAACACTACCCGAGATTGGATCAATCGCATATTTTGTTATCAGTTGCTGGTCATCAGCTCCTTTTAAGTAGGCTCTGTGTAAGAGCTTTGACGTAGCACCAAATCCATGAACAACATAAATGCAGTCAGGTCTGATTCTTTCTGTAACTTTAATCTTAACCCTGTTACTTTTTACTCCATCCTGGTTAATAAGAACAATATATTTTCCGGATTTTAATCCATATCTTTTTGCAACTTCAGCATTTACCCATGCTACATTTTCATCCATAAGCTCAGATAAAGATGTGTTATTGATAGTTCTTGAAAATGTATGAACAGGTGCCCTCCCATAAATCAATCTAAACCAGCCATCAGGTGGTTGTTCATGTTTAGTATATTTTGGAACAGGGTCAAATCCTTTTTCCTTAAGCTCCTTACTGTAAAGCTCTATTTTATCTGATGAAGTCTTGAATATAGGCTGATTGTCAGGAGTAATATAAGGTTTTTCAGTCTCCGGGAAACTCATATATCCTTTTTTTACAAGTTCACTGTAGTCTATTCCCCATGTGTCACATTTTATTTTCAAAAAATCCTCAAGACTGTTCCATTGGAAATGTTCTGCAAGACCCAGTCTTTTACCAAGTTCCTTAGCTATCCACCAACCTGGTTTAGTATCATACATCGGCTGAACTACCGGCTGACGAAAGGATATTCCAAAGGCTCTTTCTTTGACTGTAAATAAGTCATCATGTCTTTCAAGATAAGTGCATTCAGGAAGCACAACATCTGCAAGCATCACTCCATCATATGGCATCATATCAACAGCAACAAGAAGGTCAAGTTTTTGCAGAGCCTGCAGAGTATCTCTCTGATTTGGCATTGCTTTCATGATATTAGTCCCGGTTATAAACCATCCTTTAACTGGATAAGGATCTTCAGTAAGTGTTGTTTGAACAATTGCATGAGTGATTCCTTCTTCACCGGCAAATGGATACTTACCTTTATTGATTGATGGTTTTTGAGGCTCAGGATAGTCCTTTTCTGATAAAAACACAGGCTCGAGTTTTTTCTTCGGGTTTAAATATATTCCTCCAGGCCTTCCATAAGCACCCAAGAGTGCTGTAAGTATGGCAACAGCCCGCTGTCTCTGCACATTGTCAGAATACCATGCTGTATGTCTTCCAGGATGAATAAGCACATTTGGTTTATTTTTGCCCATTATTCTTGCGGTCTCAACAATGAGACTGGCAGGAATCTCTGTCTCCTTTTGTGCCCACTCTGGAGTATAATTTCTGATTTCATGAACAACGTCTTTAAATCCAACTGTATATTTGTTTACATAATCTTTATCATAACTCTCTTCATTTATTATTACATTTATCCATGCAAGTAGAAGCGCCAGGTCAGTTGCAGGCTTTATGGGTAACCAATATTTTGCCTTTCCAGCAGCTGTTGAAAATCTTGGATCAACAACTATAACTTCTGCTCCTTTACTAACTGCCTCTGCAAACTCCTGACATTGAGAATTATGGGCATTTTCTCCAAGATGGCTTCCTATCAGAACAATAACCTTACTGTTCTGAATATCAAGTCGCTCAGGATTGCCCACATCCTCACCATAGGTAACCTCAAAGGCAACTCCACGAGCACCACGACACAGTGCGAATGATGGCATTGCAAAATTTGGTGAACCGAAAGCTTGGAGGAGATGTAAAAAATATGTTGATATTGTGCCATGTGTAAGAAGGGCAATTGATTCTGCACCATACTGGTCCTTGATTTTTTGCATTTTATCTGCCACATAACCCAGAGCCTCATCCCATGATGCCTTTTTAAATTTTCCTTCTCCTCGTTTTCCAGTGTTAATAAGCGGAGTTTTCAATCTATCAGCATCATAAAGAAGCCCTATGCCTCCATGCCCCCTTGCACATAATTTTCCACGACTATTAGGATGCAAGGGATTCCCGTCAAGTTTTACAACTTTACCATCAACTACTTTTGCAATTACTCCACAGCGCCAGAAACACATTTCACATGTTGTTGGAACATATTGAGCAAGTGGCACAGGTTTTTTTCCAAGAGCTAAAACAGATTTAATTACAGGAGTTCCAGCTACAGCTATTCCGCCTGTAACAGCGGCAATTTTTAAAAAATCTCTTCTACTGACAGTCATACCATAATCTTTCTTTTTTATATATCTGATATACTAGTTACATTCATTTAATTAGATAGTAATCGAAATTAAAAAAATTGTCAATAATTTTTCAATCAGGATAAGTTGTATGATTTTGAACAAAAAAAATGAAAATTACAATGGTTATGGCACAGATAGAAGAAAATTCTTAAAAAAAATTATAAGCTTTTTCTTTTATCTAATTTCTTTTATTTTTATCATAACCGGCGTATTTTATTTAAAACCAAGTAAATCAAAGAAGAAAAACTATAAATTTTATGAAATTGACTCTGACAGCATACCAAGAGAAGGAGTAAAAAAAATAGAAGTAAAAATCAATGAGAATATGAAAATGAAAATATTTCTTGTTAGATACAATTCATTAATTGCTCTTTCACCTGTCTGTACTCATCTTGGTTGTTTTGTGAATTTTGACAGAAATGCCAATGAATTTATCTGCCCCTGTCACAGCGGGTGCTATGATATTGAAGGCAATGTTCTTGCAGGACCTCCAAGACAACCTCTTCATAGACTTCCTGTTAAAATAGAAAATGGTAAAATTTTTATTGGGCTAAAGTTATGAATATTGTAGATTGGTTTATTGATAGATTCAGACTGAAATCGGCTCACAGGGGAATTTTCGAAAGAGACATTCCTGAAGGAATTAACTATTTTTACTGTTTTGGAGGAATTGCATTCACATCATTTCTTCTGTGTTTTGTGTCAGGTCTATTTTTATCTTTATACTACGTGCCGTCTGAAAAAGAGGCTTATCTCAGCATTCAAAGAATTCATGAAGATGTCAATCTTGGCAAATTAATAAGAGGCATCCATAAATGGTCTGCGAATTTTTTAATTGTGAGTATTATGATTCATTCTTTTAGGGTCTTTATTACAAAAAGTTATCGACCTCCCAGAGAATTGAACTGGATAGTTGGTGTTTTTATATTTGTTGTTGTCATGCTTGAAGGATTTACCGGTTATCTTCTTCCATGGGATCAGAAGTCATACTGGGCAACTGTTGTTGGAACAAATATAGCGGGTTCAATACCATTTATAGGACAGACTCTGTTACTGATTATAAGAGGCGGATATGATGTTACAGGTATTACACTTATAAGATTTTACAGTCTTCATGTGTTGTGGTTCCCTTTGATCGTGGTAATTTTACTCTGGGCTCATTTCCATATGATAAAAAAGCTTGGAGTATCAAAACCTCTATGAAGAAGTTTTATCCTGATTATCTGATTGAAATTCTATTTTTTGCAATTGTTACCTTTGAGCTAATTCTTGTTTGTGCTTTTATTTTTCCTCCTGTAATTGGCAGAGAAATTGATCTTACAGCCGCTTATCAACCTCGGCCGGAATGGTATTATCTATGGCTATTCTGGTTATTGAGATTTTTCTCATCTCAGACTGTATTTATCGGAGGGTTGTTAATTCCTTTAATCATTATTATTTTTCTGATTTCTATACCATTTGTAGAAAAATATATTGGATGGAAATTCACAGCATTAATAGGTTTAAGCTTCTTTTTATTGTTTCTGATCGGGACATTTATTGAGGCTTTTTTTTAAGGAATTCATTCCACTGTATTTCTGAATTGTGAATTATAATTGCTTTTATTTCATTGAGTTTTAATTTGATTTTCTCATTTTTAATTTTTTGTTCTAGCTGCTTTATACTTTTTAGGTTTTTTACGTAAAGATTTAGATATTTTTTATATTTTCCCCTGTCAACGTTAATTGAAAAATCACCGGGTATGAACCATTTATCAGTAAGATAAACCCAGGAAGCAAAATCACATAAATCAAAGCCTGGTAAAACTTCAATTTTATTATGCCAGAAATTCTGCAATCTTAATCCCTTTTTATTAGCAACTATTTTATAGCCTCCCTGAAATGGTTCTGCACCCTGTATATCTTCGTAATGCCACTTAGAAATAGAAATTTGTTTATCACCATGACAGCTTCCGCAACTTCTTGCTTTTCCAAATGGATGAGCTACTTCCTCAATCTGAAACCATAGAAGATGTTTATTTGCAGATGGAAGTTCATCAAATGTTCCGACTATGTAATACATGTCTCTTGTTTCAGAATTCTGCCATCTAAACCTAAGTTCAGATGAAGCCACATCATTTTTAATGTTTCCAACACTATGAGGGAATATTTTGACTGGAAACCAGATTCCTTTCTGATCTTTCATTAAAATCAAAGGCTTCTGGATTCCGTAGTAGAGTGAATATTTTTTAAAAGGAGTTTCCTTTGCTCCAACATATCCTTTCCCCCATATCGTTATTTGATACCCGCCTGCTTCATTGACATGACAGGCTGTGCAGGTTAAATTCTTATGAATTGATTTTGCGTGAGCTTGTTCAATTTCCATATGACAGTCCTGACAACTTGCTTTTCTTTGCATATCACCCATTCCTTTTCTGCCTGTCTGATGACACTCAACACAGTGAATGCCCTTTTTGAAATGTATATCAGCCTCTCTTCCCTGCGGAATTGAATAAAATTTTCCAATATATGTCTCGCCTCTTCTTGAATGAGCTGAACCTGTATGGCAGACTGAATTTCCTCTCCCTCTTCCCATACAACTATATGAATCTGGAATTTTTATAAAAGCATGAGAACCTTTTTCCTTGGATGGAGCATAATGACAGTCAAGACATCCTGCATGACAGACATTGCAGAGTCGTTGTTTTGTGATTGTCTGTTCATCTGTAAATGGTATATTAATCTCGTGTCTTATTTTTTCAGTATTGGTAAAATCAAAACCAGCTTTTTTTAAAACCTCTTGCGGTGGAAGATCAGCAAAGGAAGGTCCGCAGTTATGTGGTCCGTATGGCTTAAGCCATGTTTTCATAGTTCGCTGTCTGAAATTTCTTGCCATAATCGAGGTTTTAAACTGTTTTAGTTCTTCACCGTGACAACCTCTTTTACCACAGGTTTTTTTCGCAAGTTCAGGATCAAAATTAAAACTGTTAGTTTCTCTGTCATGCCAGAGCATATTTCTTATCTCAGGATGCAATACAAATTCGCCTTTCTCTTGCTTTTTAGGTAAAAGTTCAAATAGAGCATTATCCCCAAGAGGTTCAATCTTATTAACATTATACTCTTGTTTACTGTATACAGATTTTCTATCTACTGGTTCAGCTTCTTCATTGACAAAGACAGGTTTTAACATTCCCCTGTGAGAGATATCTTTATCATAAGCTCTGCCATTTCCAAGATGACAGTCCCTGCATAAAACCGTTTTATGACCTGTCTGCTTTCTAACATCCTCAACAGTAATAAAAAATTGTGGATAACCAAAATCCTGCATTTTTTCTTTTGAACTGTGACAGACAATACAGCTTTCAGAAGAATCCATATAATAGTTATATCCAAAGACTAAAATAACTAAAAAAAACTGAATAAAAAAAATAGTGATTGTTAACGGAGTTGCGAAATTACTAATTCTACCCAGCTTAAAAGACATTTAAAATTTTAACATATAAGCTTAATAAATTAGCCTCAATATAATAGTCTTTTTAAACATCTTTCCTCAAAATAAAATCTCTTTGAAATAGTTTTTAAAGTTAGACGTTGTTAAGCCTCTGTTGATGCTCCTCAAGTTATATACAAGATCTATCTCAACATGCCCAGGCTCTTTTACTTTCTCAAATCAGTTCTCTACTTTTGTGGACTTCTTGAGATTACTGCTAAAGGAATTGGCATTATAACGATTCTTCAGTTTTAATTGATCCCTGTATGGTTTAAAAAGTCTTTAAGTTTTGCATGATTGAAGATTATATCAGAGTTAAACTTTATGAATGCTACAACATGTTTTGATGATGTAAATCCTGTAAGATTCTTTAATAGGGTCACTACCTGTTTACCATAAACTTTGTCTTGCCCTTTTTTCAATTCTGAGGAAACAATTACTTTTCAGAGAGATTTTTTAGAGGAATTTCCACACTTTTCAATGGTTAAAAATTATTTTGGATAGATGTGATATAAAACTGTTAAACTTTAGTATGCTGCTTAAAAATCTACCGGCAATAGCGGTCGTTCTTACAGATCGTGATATTTTGTCTATCAGTAAAGAATCATTAGAAGGTGCTGATCTTATTGAATTAAGAGTTGATATGTTTGAAACATGCGATGATAATTTAAATACTATAGAAAATATTTTTGCTCTGGCGAAGAAAAAGTTTAATCTCCCTATTCTCTGCACCATAAGGTCTTCTCAAGAAGGTGGGAAAAAGGACATTGACAATAGATTGCAAATTTATGAAAGATTAATACCCTATTGTGAATTTTTTGATATTGAAATTTTCTCAAAAGAGGCTCCATCTTTGAGACAAATTAGCCAACAACATAATATAAAATTAATTGCTTCCTATCATAGATTTGACCTCACTCCTTCCGTAGATGAATTAGAAGTAGTTTTTAAAGATGCTAAAAAACTCAATGCAGATATAGTGAAGATTGCAACAATGGTTAATAAAAAAAGGGATCTTGAAACCCTTCTTCTTTTTACTCTTAAACACAGGAATGATAAAATTATTATTATAGGAATGGGTGAAAAAGGAATCCCCTCGCGTATAATAAATCCAGTATTTTATTCTCTAATAACATATGCCAGTTTAAATATAAATTCTGCACCGGGACAGATTTCTTTGCAGGATATTGTTAATATTTTCAGAATACTCGGGGTGAGAAGTAATTAAAAAATAGCCTGGAAAGGATTAAATCCCTCCCCAGGCTATAAATGTTATTTTATATAATTTTTCCAATACGCTCTTATCTTATCTTTAACAGAGTTTGGTAATGGAACATAGTCAAGTTTTTTTGCCGTTCCATCACCATTTTTAAAAGCCCAGTCAAAAAATTGGATAACAGACTTATTGACATCATTTTTTTCTCTTGCAAGCAGAATATATGTAGCACCTGTGATAGGCCATGCTTTTTTACCAGGAGAGTTTGTCATCCATGAATAAAAATGATTTTTGGAGTCAAGTTGAGCTGTGGCTGCAGCCTCAGCAAAACTGTCAAAATCAGGTGCAACTACCTGTCCTGCTGGATTTTTTAATTTTGCCACAGCAAGTTTATTCTGTCTAGCATAGGCAAACTCAACATATCCAATGGAATAAGGCGTTCTTTTTACATAATTTGCCACACCTTCATTGCCTTTTCCACCAAGTCCTGTTTTCCAGCTTACAGCTGTTCCATAACCAACCTGATCAGCCCATTTTTTACATGCTCCACTTAAATAATGAGTAAATATGGCTGTTGTTCCTGATCCATCTGATCTGTGCACCACTGTTATTGGATTAGCAGGTAAATTGAGTTTTGGATTCAAAGCTTTAATCTTAGGATCATTCCACTGTTTGATCTCGCCAAGAAATATCTCGCACATGGTTGTTCCATCAAGCACCAGAGATTCTGAAGAAATTCCAGGAACATTTATAATTGCTACCACTCCTCCGATTACAGCTGGAAATTGGATGAGTTTAGACTTTTCAAGCTCTTCAGGTTTTAAAGCCATATCTGATGCTCCAAAATCAACTGTTCTTTCTTTAATCTGTCTGATTCCACCACCGGAACCGATTGACTGATAGTTGATTTTAATACCTGTAGCTTTTTGATACTGAGCTGCCCAGCTCGAATAAAGAGGATATGGGAATGTTGCACCAGCGCCATTGAGCATCTCAGCAGAATAACCCAAAGTGAAACTGAGCAAGACAAAAAGCATAACGCTTAAGAAAGTTAACTGCTTCATAAAAACCTCCTTCTAAAATATTTTTCGGAGCCAGGCTCCTGTTCTTATATTTAAAATAATAGCACAGCATATGTTAAAACAGGGTTACAGTAATATTAAATTTCTGTTAAAACCTATCATTTATAACATAAAAACTGTTAAAATGCTTCTAAGTAACAGATCAAGGAGGCAATGATGGGCATTCTGGATGATGAATTAAGAAAACTAAAAGAAAAAATCCTTATTCTTGGTTGTCTTGTTGAAGAAGGAATAAGAAAATCAGTTAAAGCTCTCATTGAAAGAGATAGTGACATTGCAAAACAAGTTATCTCAAGGGACAATCTTATTAATGGACTTGAGGTTGAAATAAATGAAGAATGTATCAGATTAATTGCTCTGAGGCAACCACTGGCAAAGGATTTAAGATTTATAACTACAGCAATGAAAATAAGTACAGATCTTGAAAGAATGGGTGATTCTGCCGTAAATATTGCTGAACGAGCAATAGAGCTTAATCAGGAACCTTTTTTAAAACCATTTGTAAATATTCCTAAAATGGCAGAAGTAACTGAAAGTATGGTTGAGGATGCTATAGATGCTTTTGTTAAGGAAGATATTGATCTTTGTTACGATGTTATTAAAAGAGATGACAAAGTTGATGAATTACTAAAAAATAACCATAATGAACTATTTGAGCTAATGGTTAAAAATCCTGATATTATTCCTCTTGCCCTTAAAAGAATGTTTATTGCTAAGTATCTTGAAAGAATTGCTGATCATGCTACAAATATAGCTGAAATGGTTATTTATATGGTAGAAGGTAAGATGTTAAGACAGACATTTGTTACTGAAGAGATTCATAAACTATGTTTAGAAGATTTCATGTCAAGGCAGAAATAGATTTATCTCGTATGTGCCAATACTTACTTTTTCAGTAATTCCTTCCTTCCATAAAACTTCTGTTATTTTAAGTTTTTCATCTTTTGGAACAACTATCGTTAATTTATATCCTTCAGAAATCAGTTGCCTCCATTTAGTAATCCTTTCAGATGTAATTTCCTTTTCAGTCACGATATCAATATATCCGATGATCACGCTATAGCTTAAAATTTTTAAATCTGGAGGAGGTTCTTGTGTATACTCTAACTCCTGCTGAAGTCTGCCAAGTTTCTGTTTTAAATGATAAATTATAAGTTCTTTTAAATATTTTTCCATGCTCATTTTTTCTTCCTGAAGTCTGAAAGATTTATTATTTTTGAGATTTTATCTTCCTCAGAAATGTCCTTTTTCAAAGAGTCAGATGGTTCTTCAGAGTTAATTAATTTTAAAACAGGGACTGTAAGTTGAACCCTGAGCTCAGGAGAAAATACTGCTGC containing:
- a CDS encoding molybdopterin-dependent oxidoreductase is translated as MTVSRRDFLKIAAVTGGIAVAGTPVIKSVLALGKKPVPLAQYVPTTCEMCFWRCGVIAKVVDGKVVKLDGNPLHPNSRGKLCARGHGGIGLLYDADRLKTPLINTGKRGEGKFKKASWDEALGYVADKMQKIKDQYGAESIALLTHGTISTYFLHLLQAFGSPNFAMPSFALCRGARGVAFEVTYGEDVGNPERLDIQNSKVIVLIGSHLGENAHNSQCQEFAEAVSKGAEVIVVDPRFSTAAGKAKYWLPIKPATDLALLLAWINVIINEESYDKDYVNKYTVGFKDVVHEIRNYTPEWAQKETEIPASLIVETARIMGKNKPNVLIHPGRHTAWYSDNVQRQRAVAILTALLGAYGRPGGIYLNPKKKLEPVFLSEKDYPEPQKPSINKGKYPFAGEEGITHAIVQTTLTEDPYPVKGWFITGTNIMKAMPNQRDTLQALQKLDLLVAVDMMPYDGVMLADVVLPECTYLERHDDLFTVKERAFGISFRQPVVQPMYDTKPGWWIAKELGKRLGLAEHFQWNSLEDFLKIKCDTWGIDYSELVKKGYMSFPETEKPYITPDNQPIFKTSSDKIELYSKELKEKGFDPVPKYTKHEQPPDGWFRLIYGRAPVHTFSRTINNTSLSELMDENVAWVNAEVAKRYGLKSGKYIVLINQDGVKSNRVKIKVTERIRPDCIYVVHGFGATSKLLHRAYLKGADDQQLITKYAIDPISGSVGMRVNFVKIAKEF
- the aroD gene encoding type I 3-dehydroquinate dehydratase, with the protein product MLLKNLPAIAVVLTDRDILSISKESLEGADLIELRVDMFETCDDNLNTIENIFALAKKKFNLPILCTIRSSQEGGKKDIDNRLQIYERLIPYCEFFDIEIFSKEAPSLRQISQQHNIKLIASYHRFDLTPSVDELEVVFKDAKKLNADIVKIATMVNKKRDLETLLLFTLKHRNDKIIIIGMGEKGIPSRIINPVFYSLITYASLNINSAPGQISLQDIVNIFRILGVRSN
- the phoU gene encoding phosphate signaling complex protein PhoU — protein: MGILDDELRKLKEKILILGCLVEEGIRKSVKALIERDSDIAKQVISRDNLINGLEVEINEECIRLIALRQPLAKDLRFITTAMKISTDLERMGDSAVNIAERAIELNQEPFLKPFVNIPKMAEVTESMVEDAIDAFVKEDIDLCYDVIKRDDKVDELLKNNHNELFELMVKNPDIIPLALKRMFIAKYLERIADHATNIAEMVIYMVEGKMLRQTFVTEEIHKLCLEDFMSRQK
- the nrfD gene encoding NrfD/PsrC family molybdoenzyme membrane anchor subunit, with product MIELSITGTNAITYPYLEVWDWRIIIYLFLGGLSAGMLVMCSIANLRIPKTDVEELAQCVRAPFVAFISLIIGAIFIFLDLGKPIHSIWLYLTFQPLSLMSWGSWGVPVVLITNALYILAVIPKDKRHLLKFNSLIKLAEMAAIRMRSIAKLNFVLGVFLGIYTGVLLSSFAAIPLWNNATLPILFLTSALSSGAAMVVIIANKSEIKFLFTKIDIWLIVAELIVILLFFYGLYTSTAPYKRAIQPFFSLTSEHFIFTIALISIFLLLPLALRIKLGELKEFEGGFHGEFTKAQIFRMNFAASLVLAGTFILRAAIVYAGQLTKLSAY
- the pstS gene encoding phosphate ABC transporter substrate-binding protein PstS, producing the protein MKQLTFLSVMLFVLLSFTLGYSAEMLNGAGATFPYPLYSSWAAQYQKATGIKINYQSIGSGGGIRQIKERTVDFGASDMALKPEELEKSKLIQFPAVIGGVVAIINVPGISSESLVLDGTTMCEIFLGEIKQWNDPKIKALNPKLNLPANPITVVHRSDGSGTTAIFTHYLSGACKKWADQVGYGTAVSWKTGLGGKGNEGVANYVKRTPYSIGYVEFAYARQNKLAVAKLKNPAGQVVAPDFDSFAEAAATAQLDSKNHFYSWMTNSPGKKAWPITGATYILLAREKNDVNKSVIQFFDWAFKNGDGTAKKLDYVPLPNSVKDKIRAYWKNYIK
- a CDS encoding cytochrome b, with the protein product MNIVDWFIDRFRLKSAHRGIFERDIPEGINYFYCFGGIAFTSFLLCFVSGLFLSLYYVPSEKEAYLSIQRIHEDVNLGKLIRGIHKWSANFLIVSIMIHSFRVFITKSYRPPRELNWIVGVFIFVVVMLEGFTGYLLPWDQKSYWATVVGTNIAGSIPFIGQTLLLIIRGGYDVTGITLIRFYSLHVLWFPLIVVILLWAHFHMIKKLGVSKPL
- a CDS encoding 4Fe-4S dicluster domain-containing protein, which codes for MPKYVMVIDVERCIGCMACVIACKKENNIPEKYFRTRVVEEVRGEFPNLRMELRSELCNHCENAPCIDACPTRASHRAKDGTVQIDRKKCVGCKACILACPYDARYSHPDGFADKCTFCDHRIKEGRDPACVETCLGKSRIFGDLDDPKSEVFQILKKHDSSVRLEFAGTNPRVFYIKKKFVGELS
- a CDS encoding ubiquinol-cytochrome c reductase iron-sulfur subunit; translated protein: MILNKKNENYNGYGTDRRKFLKKIISFFFYLISFIFIITGVFYLKPSKSKKKNYKFYEIDSDSIPREGVKKIEVKINENMKMKIFLVRYNSLIALSPVCTHLGCFVNFDRNANEFICPCHSGCYDIEGNVLAGPPRQPLHRLPVKIENGKIFIGLKL
- a CDS encoding cytochrome c3 family protein, translated to MSFKLGRISNFATPLTITIFFIQFFLVILVFGYNYYMDSSESCIVCHSSKEKMQDFGYPQFFITVEDVRKQTGHKTVLCRDCHLGNGRAYDKDISHRGMLKPVFVNEEAEPVDRKSVYSKQEYNVNKIEPLGDNALFELLPKKQEKGEFVLHPEIRNMLWHDRETNSFNFDPELAKKTCGKRGCHGEELKQFKTSIMARNFRQRTMKTWLKPYGPHNCGPSFADLPPQEVLKKAGFDFTNTEKIRHEINIPFTDEQTITKQRLCNVCHAGCLDCHYAPSKEKGSHAFIKIPDSYSCMGRGRGNSVCHTGSAHSRRGETYIGKFYSIPQGREADIHFKKGIHCVECHQTGRKGMGDMQRKASCQDCHMEIEQAHAKSIHKNLTCTACHVNEAGGYQITIWGKGYVGAKETPFKKYSLYYGIQKPLILMKDQKGIWFPVKIFPHSVGNIKNDVASSELRFRWQNSETRDMYYIVGTFDELPSANKHLLWFQIEEVAHPFGKARSCGSCHGDKQISISKWHYEDIQGAEPFQGGYKIVANKKGLRLQNFWHNKIEVLPGFDLCDFASWVYLTDKWFIPGDFSINVDRGKYKKYLNLYVKNLKSIKQLEQKIKNEKIKLKLNEIKAIIIHNSEIQWNEFLKKKPQ